The Bubalus kerabau isolate K-KA32 ecotype Philippines breed swamp buffalo chromosome 10, PCC_UOA_SB_1v2, whole genome shotgun sequence sequence AGGCCTGCATGCCTTTGCTGGACTTCACTGTGCTTCTCTGTAGCTGCCAGGGCAGTCAGTCTTGGAAGGGTTTTTCGAGCTGAATTCTGGAGCATTTTATCCCAGACAGAGGATTAGAACTGGTGCTGGTTAGACCTCTTTGGGAGAGCTTTGGCCTGGCTCCTGCCCTCCCAGCTGCTGGGCATTATCTAGGACCCTTCAGGACAGTTGCTCCCACCTTTTAGAAAGCTGTTCTTTTATTCACCCAAAcccattaaaaaattttagagcTGAAGAGACCATACACACTGAAATTTACTTGGGCAAGGTTGCCACAAACAGGCTTGCGTGTAAAGTGTTTATTAAGATAAGATTCATcagctgaaaataaatgaaaaatagtgGCAGTAGTCAGCGTCCTCCTTGCTTTTGCCTGAGTGGTCTTGGGAGAGAAGTATCTGGGTTTGCCCAAGGCTGGGAAGTAGATAGGAGGCTAGTCAGAGCCTGGGGGCAGGATCCATCTTCCAGGCTTGCTGTTGGGGTAACTTTACTGCCGCCTGCCGGGAAGTAAGTGCAGGGGACCTCTGGATCTCTTCCTGTGGGTTCATAACTGTCCTGTTTGAATTCTGTGACTTCGGATCTGTGGGGATGCATTTGGGATAATAAGGCAGGTGTGAGGTACGATCTTGCTCCTCAGAGGCCAGGCATAGGGACCATCAGGAAAAGTGGCCATGCCTGCTTGGATGCTACGTCCAGAAGCAGTCCTTTGGACAGGGTAGTAAGAGGCCTCGCCTTCCCCAGCTTCAGCCTTAAACTGTTCACCCTGTCTTATTTTTGGTGACGAGTTTCATTAAGGTAATTCTGGAGTGTCATATTTagtatcatttcattttaatcaatatttgattaaattcaaatattaaattcaaatattcaaatattgaTATTATTCAGTGTTGATCTGTTTGAATTCTATCtgtaaaaattgttttaacttcctgagttttttgtttctgttagaaCACTGTGCAGCATGATTTTAAGCTTTGGAAACTTCTGTATGAAGGCctttaatttcttcaaaaattgtttaaaaattaaaaaaaaaaaaccatatatgGCTGCGTCAGCTCTTCGTTGCATCGTGcggggtcttcattgtggcacacgggctcgcTGGTTGTGGCAAGccggtttagttgctctgcggtatgtgggatcttagttcctagaccagggaccgaacccacgttccctgcattgccaggcggattcctaaacaggaccaccagggaactccctcaaatattttttaaaaaaatctttatgagtTTTTAGTACATCCAaaacaagaaattatttttttaattgacaatctttaaaagttttttacaTAATGAAAAAGTGAGGTCTGAGGAAGTGGAGAAAAAGAGTTTAAGTAAAATATTCAGCAGGACAAGTGGTTCACAGGCCAACCTCTTTGGGAGAGCGCTAACCCTTCCCGGGGCAAAGCCGGTTTCCACTTCCCTGCAGCCCTTCTCCATGTACAGCGGCTTCTTCCCTCTGTGAGACTGGGTCACAGCTGCTTAGCAGTTCACCCTTGTGGTCCTGAAGTTGGGTTCTAGGATCAGTTTTGTAATTACTCTGGAGTCATTTTGAACACCTCTAGTACTTGTAAGATTTGGAAACTGCCATGACCTGAACCACTGGTTTTATAGCTGGTAAACATTCTTATTACAACAGTTATGTTATTTTGGGTTTTCTGAGGGCTATTCAGCTCAGAGCTACTTTTGATAAACCTTTCTAGAAATATTCTCTATGAACTTTTagactttaaagatttttatctGTTTAGGAGGGTGAGCCTTCTggaaaaaggaaagcagaagaTGACGATAAAGCGAATAAAAAGCACAAGAAGTACGTGATCAGtgatgaagaggaagaagatgaTGATTGAAGTGCAAAATGtgaaaactttatatattttactgtacagtttgttttataaatatgatgTAAACATGAGTTATTTTGATCAAAAGAAATCGATTTGCTTTTGACTAACTTtaattgtaataaaaatttttaaaaagtcagtctcTGTTCAAGAAATGGACTTCTTCCGAAGCCGGTTGATTTTGTTCATGCTTTACACTAAATCTTAGGTTTTAGTACATTTCTCCCAGGCCCTGCAAAGAACCTGGCCAAGGCCCAGTGAAGAAAGGAGGCATTCTTCTGGGgtgcaaagtttttaaaaattgacacaAAAAGTTTCCATAATTGTATTCGTTTGCTAGGGCTGctttaacaaagtaccacaaacggGAAGACTTCAAACCATAGAAACGTATCCTCTTTTAGGACTTCAGGCTTCAGAACTATATCAAGGTGTCAGCCGAGCCATGCGccctctggaggctctagggaagACCTCCCCTGCATCGTGTTAGCTTCTGGAGGCTTCCGGTGTTCCTTGGCTCGTAGCAGTGTAATTCTAATCTCACCTCTATCTTCGCATGGTTGTTTCGCTGTGTGTCTGCTCTGTATTGCCAGATCCCACTCTCCTTTAAGGACACGCACTGGTAGGTTTAGGGTCACCCCTAGTCCTGTGTCCACTCATCTTAATAATTACATCTTCAAAGATCCTATtgctaaataaaattacattctgaggttctggttGGATATGAATTTGGAAGGGTCCCTATTCAGCCCACTACAATAATCAAGTTAAATAATATTGTgatacagcattttaaaaaattaaaattaatgcaaaaatatGATGGACAAAATGTCAAAAATTCACATAAAGATGATCTAGCAGGTCTGGGATGAGGGTAAGGCAAGTGACAGGAGTTGTACAAGTCCAGAACTCCATGGATCATCTCTATTTACAATTTTGATGTTTTGTTCAGTGGGATTTTTTGTGATTTAAAATGTATTGCAATATTATTTCTCTCGATCACTGAGATTTTGGCAGCCCTTAAGTGAGTGTCTCATTTGTCGTATCCTAGGCATGGCCCTGCTTTCTCACAGATGGTGATAGGCTTCAACAGTGAGCACTCCAAGAGAGCTGTTTTACCTTTTCTTGAGAGTACCTTTTATGGCTAGCACTGAAAGTCATATACAGAATCCAGCACATTCTGTTCATTGGAAGTCAATCACTAATGTGAGCCCATACTCAGAGGGAGGAAAATTTGACTCCCCTTGATAGTATAAATGGCTGAGTTAGCagatagatatattttaaatctataaGACACATATTTGTGTTTTCTACAGTGCTCTTCTACACGAACTAATCTTTCCTTTATGGACTAGGGCTGTTAATACAACCCAGGAATGGTGGCTATCTATGGGAGGCTCTCCCTGAAACCTGGTTATAGAGAAGTGGCACTGAAGGAGAAGGTCCTAACTCACCTTTGTGTCACTTTTCCTAACTCACAAACCTGTAGCCCCTTTGCTATTGGCTTATCAAGTTGAAACTGATGTCTGGCCCTTGAGAGCCTTCATTTTTGACTCTGTCCTTTCTAGGACAACATAGTTTCTGTTTTTTCACTAGTAGATACTTATGTGACAATGACTGAGCTCTTGGAGTCTCTCATCTCCACACCTGCCCTTTCTATGCAGAGCTTGGTGGTGAAAGGTCAAGCCTCTGCAAGCACATTTCAGCTTTGCCAGCTGCCCCCTGTTAGGGGGCGCTGGAGAAGAACTGGGAGCATAGATAACAAAGAATAGATTGCTCCTTCCTGTTTGCTTATAGAACTTTGTGGGGGCTTCCTGTTGAAGGGAGCCAACCAGGAGTTGTTCATCTCAGCTGAGGCGGTATATTCCCACAGCTGCTCAGTCCAGTTTGCAGTTTTACGAAGACTTGAAGAGCCAGCTTCATTGTATTCCTGAGAGACATCAGTACCAGCTGGACACTTCTCTTCCTCAGGTGTGAGTTTCAGTTCCAAGGGGCTCTGTTATAAGTTTTTAAGTTTAGGAATAATTCTACATTTTCCGTTTGTTCCCTTATCTGTAGGGGTGGAAGTGGTTCTCTGAATTTGCTACTTTTGTCATCCCTTaggaattttctttgtatttcttgtaaCCAAAATCAACAGCTCTAAACctaattgtgatttttaaaaaatactaaaatgtatCTGTATAAACAACCGGTATGTTTTCTGTGGCCCAACCTGGACCTGAGTGGTAGTCCATGAagcaaatcctcaaagatgaggTGCATAGGTTGGTTTGGGTTTGAATGCAGGTCAGAGTTCCTCACCAAAGGGAAACGGTGATGCCTTGGCATCATGATGAATCAGATTATCCCCTGTGGTCGAGGGCTCAAGTGGCTGCTACACTTGTTAGGCAGTCCTGATGACTAAGGACTGGTATGGGGTGCATACCTCTGAGTGCCCTGGAGCACTTACAGAAAGTTTACAAGCTTaggttggctttttttttaattgaaaaattgatttacagtgttaatttctgctgtatagcaaagtatttcagttatatgtatatgttcttttttatattcttatttattatgatttatcacaggatggGAATATGTTTGGATTCAGACAAAGGTGAAAAACAAAGTTTGtagtctctctgagcctctcttGCCCGTGAGAAGCAGTTTGCCTCTCTATGTCTGAGGAAACTATTaatagttgtgttttttttaatatatagttgatttaaagtttcaggtatacaaaaatagtgatttgaatattttttatagattatactccatttaaagttatgaaATACTGGCTATGTTTCGTGTGCTGTACACTAACTATATCCTTGTAATCtgttattttatgcatagtagtttgtTCCTCTTAATTCCCTACGCCTACTATGtccctccctgcttctctctccctactggtaaccactagtttgttttctattatctgtgagtctgtttgttttgttatattcactggtttatttttcagattccacatataagtgataatatacTGTATCTGTcattgtctggcttatttcactaataAGCATagtaccctctaggtccatctatgttgttgcaagtgacagaatttccttccttttttatggctgagtaagtaatatttcattatatatatatatatattcacacatcttttttttatctgttgatgggctgGTTGCTTtgatatcttggctattgtaaatattgctgctatgaacattggggtacatgtatctttttaaattaggatttctgtttttttcagatataaacCAAGGAGTAAAATTATGAGATGGtagtttcatttctgatttttttaaaaaattatttttggccgtgctgggtcctcATTGTTGTGTGGGCTTTTTCCTCTAGTTGAGggagtaggggctactctgtagttgtggtgcatgggcttcgcagtgtggtggcttctcgtctTGCACAGCACGGACTCcagggtgcgtgggctcagtagtcgcaaCTTGTGGGCtccggagcacaggctcagtatttgtggcacgcgggcttagtcgctctgcagcctgtaggatcttcctggatcagggattgaaaccatgtctcctgcattgtcaggcagattcatcgccactgaaccagcagggacACCCCTACTTTTCGTTTTTTGAGCAACCGCCGTAgtatttttcatagtggctgcagcaatttacattccccacAACAGCATGCAAGGGtctctttttctccacattctcagtgATACTTGCTGTCTATAGACTCTTTGATGGCAGCTATtcagtgaggtgatatcttactgtggttttgatttctatttccttGAATGATTAggagtgttgagcatcttttcatgtgcctcttgaacATATCCATGTCTTCTTTGCAAAAATGTCTATTAATGTTTTCTGCCcattaatcagattttttttatattgagttggatgacctgtttatatattttggatattaacctcttattggtcatatcatttgcaaatattttctcctattcagtaggtTGTGAAAACTAGTCTTCTTGCTTGAAAATCCTGTAATAACATCACttgggtcagttttcattctcctCAAGAACCACTCAGCTGAGTGCTGTCTTACCCAATTTTTACCAATAGATCCATCACTAGGATCTTATACACTGGCAAAGAAAGCGTAAACTTCAACTGAAGAAGAAATAGCTTATACATCAAAACAATTGCAAGGTGTTGCTAATACATATGGGCAAAAGCCTGGGGAATATGTGGGAAAGTGGATTGAATGTGAGATGAAGGAAGAACACTTGACTACCTTGGGTGTCAAATGTACTGATACAGGTGCACTTATATATTCTGGACACGGCTCTGTGCTTGACTGGTTAACTAGAAACACTCAGTGGTGGCCTACATTTAATGAAGTTGAGACACCAAAGCTTCCCTGGCATTGTGCAGAGGGAATCCAAAAACAGAGACAGGAGTGTCGAAGTAGACATGTCTTGTATGACCTGCACACCACCCCTCACCTTCCCCAACTACATTCCCTGAGAAGGCCggcttaaaataacaaacatttcATATATCTCACAGTCTAAGGGTCAGGAGTGGTGTAGCCCTGGCCCAGGGTCTCTCACAAGGCTTTAGTCAGGATGTTGGCTCATCCAACATTGAGTCAGGACATTATCTCAGGCTGAAGGATCTGTTTCCAGGATGGCTCACTCTCATGGTGCTTGGGCGGGGGGACTTTCTCACATGAGCCTCTCCATGGTAGTTCATGTGTCTTCACATCGTGGTAGCTGGCTTCCTCCAGAGCAAGTGACCCAAGGGACAAAGAGTGAGGCAGAAAGGCCATGATGTCATGCTGAGCCTTGGAAGTGAAGCTATATTCTGTTGATCACATAAACCAACCATGATGCCTGTTGGAGGGGACTGCACAAGGGCAGGAATACCAGAGGCAGGAATCCCTGGGTTCCACCTTGAAAGCTGGCCATCACAGCAACTTGACTTCCACCAACTaactgccattttccttctctgtagtCACTCTTGCTTGTTAGGCTTCTGAGGCCCAGGCTCATGGAGCCAGTTTCAGGATGGCTTAATAAAGATTTGGTTTATGAATCTTGGAAATATAGTGAAATGATGGGCCAAGAACTATGTGAAGAACTTCAGTGAAGAGAAATTAATTAATATGATGCATTCTTTCCCAACATTGAAGATTATAGTGGGACAATGGATCTGTTTGGAGACATAGATGACATTTCTTCAGATAGTGATGGGGATAATCAACCACCCATTCAAAGACAGCCTGTTACAGTAAGTACAAATCTCAACTGAGCCCATTATTCAAAGCTAAGAAAAAAGTTTCAGAGGCTGATGGGCCTGACTCTCTCATATAGAGAGAGTCTAGAACATCTGATGAATAGGTGACTTTCTTAGCTATGTTGGGAATTTCTGGATATTAAAGGGCATAGAAGGAATTGCTCAGAATGAATTTGATGCCAAACTTTAGGGGCTAGACTGTGAGGACTCATAATTTGAAAACCTTTGATTCAAAAGCTTTTCTTACTCAAACTTGTGCCAAGAAGTGTGTATTATTTGACATTTTCCCCTGATTTTAATAGTTACTTAGTATTGAAGTGTTGTATAATTTCACACTTGTGTTGCTAAATATCTTATGAAAACTAGGTATGTCAACATTTTTTTCTGGTAATGCAGGCTGACAGGTCTTGTTTTGCATGGTGATTTTGGGGGAGTAGGATAGAGAGGATGAAATTTTGAGGTGAGGCTGGAGGGGCTGCTGACTACTTTATCTCTGAAGTGGTTTCTAAATTTACTTCCTGTCAAACCTGCCATCTGCCTGCTGCGGAAGGACAGCTAGAGCATTTCTAATGTCACCTCAAGCTCTCACATTCTGATTCCTTTCTTAGGATGGATGTGGAGTGCCTCAGAACCAGCAGGAGGAAAAGCCGATTTCTGAAACCAAAATAGAAGTAGAAATTCCTAACATCAATTCGGATTTAGGAAATGCATTATACTTTGTTAAACTACCCAAATTTCTCAGCATAGAATCCAAGTAAGAGGActgatttaaagttttatttttcctgcaaGATATTGAGTAAAAGTATGTGGACTGTAAATGTTCTTGTTTGTAATGCGTTGGCTAATCACAGAGGTGGGAGATTTTTCATGTAactctgaaaaaataaatttagggtGTGCTGTGGTAGAAAATGATGAATTTATTGGTATGAGAAAGCTTTATTGCTAATAATTCTTTTAGCATTTTGGCACTTTCTTATCAATGAGCAGATATCATAGCTGATGAAGATGTTTTTTATTCTCATAAAGCTGAAAAATTGGTAAACGAAGGTGAGAAAGTTTGCTGGAAAAATCACAAAAGTTCAATGCAAAAGCCATTGTGAATCTAGAAAAGatgatatttgaaaacaaaatagtgTGGATGGATATCAAGATGGTTCACAAGTGCAAGCTCTTGTGCAATTAAACAtgatatctttctttaaaaatttgaaaaggtaGATCATGTGTCACCTATCCTTTAGAGGACTATTTCACCAaacaagaaaacaatttaaaaattttgaattattagtcacatttggatttttttcaggcaaaaaaaattttaaataaaatttaaaaaaacagtaatttgCATACTTCTTTGAAGTTTTACTTGAAGTTATTTGtcaactgtgatttttttttaacatattggtACATGTTATAAAGACTTATTTTATAGTATTATATTCATACTAAAGATGGCtaatacaacattaaaaaacaatttttaggcCTTTTGATCCTCAGTATTATGaagatgaatttgaaaataagaaaatgcttgATGAAGAAGAGAGAACCAGGTTAAAATTAAAGGTATCATTCTacactttattccttttttttcttttttaagctttttataaaataaaacacagggaTAAGTTTGAGATGAACTTACAAAATGatctttatgtttattttttgatcAATAAATAAGTGTTTAGAGTGAGGAATTAAACGTCTTTTCAGAATATTATTAGGAGAGAAGGTacatatccttttaaaaaaattgttgtaGAATTATCACTTTTCTAACCTTTCTTTGGCAGTTGTAATTTTTTGACAGCAGTCAAGAATTCTTGAAAATTGTTAGCTACTTCCTTCaggataaataataatataactaGATATACAGAACTGCCCCTCCAATTTTTATCATGGATAGATCTGAGCTGCTTCCCatagtaaaaatatttcagactATTTATGGAAATTCAGCTTATGTACAGAGAAGAGGTCTTGTCATTAGGGGGTCCCCCTTGAGAAGACCTGGAAAGCAAAACCCTACCATTGCTCTCATAGGAATGGCATTGTCTTTAACCGGGTATGAAATGAGCGTCTGCCAGAGGCCACAGTGGTAGCAGTGGCAGGAACCATTCTTATACTACTTTTCTAATTTGGAGTTTCTCACCATATGGATAAAGCAAAAGTCTCaggttttaatttattgtttattattgaattacattttttaaaaaattaatgctcAGAGCTTTCTTTCCTACGGGGCCTTTCTTTAGTCCTTTCATTGGGTTCATAACCCTTCAAGTGGGGCTGCAATAGAAATCTCAGTTATAACCTCCTACCTCATATGGGCCCTAAGTTTTTGCTTCCACTGCCATGAGGTGGAGCTCAGAAAAGATTAAAACAGAACGTCTGGTGAATTTAACCAGTGTCTATAGGTATCTGTAGTAGGAGGGTTTCCGTGTTGCCTAATCATCTATTTTTCGGTGAGCTTATTTTCTCCCCACCTCTGAATTCTTGGCATGTGATTATAAATCAGTTGAGAAGAAAAGAACATGCGGTCAGTCTGGTTttgtatgtgaaagtgttagttgatgagtcatgtctctttgcgatcccatgaactgtaacccatcagactcctctgtccatgggattctccaggcaagaatactggagtgggttgccacacccttctcgagggcatcttcccgacccaagcaccgaatccaggtctcctgcactgcaggcagattctttaccaactggttTTGTATGCCTTTGTGTTTTATATCAGATAGAAAATACTATACGATGGAGGATACGCCGGGATAAAGAcggaaataaaattaaagagagCAATGCTCGGATAGTCAAGTGGTCGGATGGAAGGTGAGCACAGACCTGAGGAGAAACACccagagggaggcctgggatgaATGAAGTTTTCTGTGTAGGACCATATTTGGGGATCTTTTTTCATTACAGAATTAACAAAATCTAGGCCTCTTAGACCtcatccagtagtcatgtatggatgtgagagttggactataaagaaagctgagtgccaaagaattgatgcttttgaactgtggtgttcgagaagactcttgagagtcccttggactgcaaggaaatccaaccagtccattctaaaggagatcagtcctgaatattcattggaaggactgatgctgaagctgaaactccaatactttggccacctgatgcaaagaactgacttatttgaaaagaccctgatgctgggaaagactgaaggcaggaggagaaggggatgacagaggatgagatggttggatggcatcgccaactcaatggacatgagtttgagcaagctctgggagttggtgatggacagggaggcgtggcatgctgcagtccatggggtcgcagagtgggacacgactgagcgactgaactgaactgaactgaggctcctGGCATTATCTGGGAAACCTGGGAGAAATAAACAGGGTTGAGGTCACAGTGCTGTGCTGGAAGACTCTAGACATAGACCCAAGAAGTAAACGAATTCACAGTATCTACCTTATTGAGATGAAAACCTAATGTCAGTGCCCATATGTGACCATTAGACATTATAGATTGGTATGTTTGAAAAAACGATTTCTATTTTACTAATGAAGTCGTAGAGATTGGGAAATGATGAAACAATTAGATTTCAAGTTGAAAGGAAGATGGATTTTACCACCTTTtactttgaaaggaggtaggttAGTTGTTTCTAGTATCTTTTGTCTGTCTTAAATCTTCAGTATGGGGACAGGATCCTGCAGTTCCACAGCATTTTAAGAATTGCTAACAGGGtagaggagacttccctggtagctcatgaTAAAAaccccatctgccaatgcaggagatgcaggtttgatccctgggttgggaagatcccctgtagaaggaaatggcaacgcactccggtattcttgcctggagaatcccatggacaaaggagactggcgggctacagtccatggggttgcaaagagtcgaacacaacttagtgacaaaacTTGACAGAGTGGATGCTATAGGATTTGTTAATGATCCATCCTAATAACTGAACTATTTCTGTTTCCAGCTTGTCCCTACATTTGGGCAATGAGGTGTTTGATGTCTACAAGGCCCCGATGCAGGCCAATCACAACCACCTGTTCATCAGGGAAGACAATGGTCTGCAGGGACAAGCCGTCTTTAAGTCCAAACTCACCTTCAGGTAACTATTCAGAGTGACCTATTGCTGCTTGGCAGTTTGAGCAACAGGTTAGAGAGGCTGGATGTGCAAAGAGCCTGACTGACATGATGTTGAGGTGCAGCTCCCCAAGGCCCATGGTCTGGTTCCCATGCCATTTTTCACCTTTGCAACAAGTTCCTGTCTCTCAGGGAGCCAGTTCATGCTATGGAAACCAACACGAGGCTGCTGTCTAAACCAGAAGACCAGTTATTAATTCACATTGATCAGCACACCTGGTAAGAGGCCTAAACTGTCTGTGCCACTCTGCTGGTCAGCATGTCCCTTCTCTTCAGGGCCTTTTACCCGGGAAGCCGGCTGATTGCAAGCATGCTCTTGGTGTGTGCATGTGCCAGAGGAAAGGGCTGTGGGTGCCGATGTTGCTGTCCGCCGCTGTTTGCTGTTGGTGTGATTGCCTGCAAATGTTCTTAGTAGAGTGAGTCATTTTTGTCTGTTTCCCACAGACCTCATGCTACAGACTATGCCACACATAAAAAGGTGACCCTGCCATTTGCTAGTAGATGCTCGAGGATGCAGACGATTAGAATCTTACCAGTGGCGGGTCCTGATCCTGAATGCCAGCGTGTAGAGTCGATTAAGGTATGTTGGCTGAGCTTTATCCCAGGATTGTTTAGGGGCATTAAGAGCTGTGCTTTTCAGAATATTAAATCATCTTATTGTGACAGTCATTTTATTTCTTGTAGTTATCAGGGAGCCAGTTTAGCTTCCAAGTGTGTGGTTAACCATAGAAATGGTCATAGCCAATGGGCCAGTGGTGAGATACAGCAATCCAGACACTCAGGTGTTCTCTCTCCAATCTATGAGCTCTCAGAGGGAAactgacagtttttaaaaaaacataacctTTGATACATATCATTAAACTGTGTTAGCCAGAGGAGAGGTGATGTAGGAAGGTCAGAAGGACATTCCTGACTCAGTCAACACTGGCCCTACCCTTGGAGCCCAACATGTGGAAGCCAGGTGG is a genomic window containing:
- the LOC129622104 gene encoding RNA polymerase-associated protein LEO1-like is translated as MDLFGDIDDISSDSDGDNQPPIQRQPVTDGCGVPQNQQEEKPISETKIEVEIPNINSDLGNALYFVKLPKFLSIESKPFDPQYYEDEFENKKMLDEEERTRLKLKIENTIRWRIRRDKDGNKIKESNARIVKWSDGSLSLHLGNEVFDVYKAPMQANHNHLFIREDNGLQGQAVFKSKLTFRPHATDYATHKKVTLPFASRCSRMQTIRILPVAGPDPECQRVESIKASAGHGRSSSGWSCPLDCSGSRGDAAAPKAVPVPVVMGRLV